From the genome of Mesorhizobium japonicum MAFF 303099, one region includes:
- the xylF gene encoding D-xylose ABC transporter substrate-binding protein, translated as MKRFTAAILAGVAMSLTLASVAQAKDKVIGVSWSNFQEERWKTDEAAMKKAIEAAGDKYISADAQSNPGKQLTDVESLISQGANSLIILAQDASAIGPAVQKALDEGIPVVGYDRLIENKDVFYLTFDNKEVGRLQASAVFKAKPEGNYVFIKGSGADPNADFLFAGSMEVLKAAIDSGKIKNVGEAYTDGWLPANAQKNMEQFLTANDNKVDAVVAANDGTAGGVVAALTAQGLAGTVPVSGQDGDHAALNRIALGTQTVSVWKDARELGKNAAEIASQLADGKKMADIAGVKDFTTPGGNTVKSLFLTPVAITKDNLNVVIDAGWIKKDEVCAGVAAGSVAACK; from the coding sequence ATGAAGAGATTCACAGCCGCCATCCTGGCGGGTGTCGCCATGTCGCTGACGCTGGCGTCGGTCGCGCAGGCGAAGGACAAGGTCATCGGCGTTTCGTGGTCCAACTTCCAGGAAGAGCGCTGGAAGACCGACGAGGCCGCCATGAAGAAGGCCATCGAGGCCGCCGGCGACAAGTACATTTCCGCCGACGCGCAGTCCAATCCTGGCAAGCAGCTTACCGATGTCGAGAGCCTGATCTCGCAGGGCGCCAATTCGCTGATCATCCTGGCGCAGGATGCCTCGGCCATCGGCCCGGCCGTGCAGAAGGCGCTGGACGAAGGCATTCCGGTCGTCGGCTATGACCGCCTGATCGAGAACAAGGACGTCTTCTACCTGACCTTCGACAACAAGGAAGTCGGCCGCTTGCAGGCCAGCGCGGTGTTCAAGGCCAAGCCGGAAGGCAACTATGTCTTCATCAAGGGCTCGGGCGCCGATCCGAATGCCGACTTCCTGTTCGCGGGCTCGATGGAAGTGCTCAAGGCTGCCATCGACAGCGGCAAGATCAAGAATGTCGGCGAGGCCTATACGGACGGCTGGCTGCCCGCCAACGCCCAGAAGAACATGGAGCAGTTCCTGACCGCCAACGACAACAAGGTCGACGCGGTCGTCGCTGCCAATGACGGCACCGCCGGCGGCGTCGTCGCGGCGCTGACGGCGCAGGGTCTTGCCGGCACCGTGCCGGTCTCGGGTCAGGACGGCGACCATGCCGCGCTGAACCGCATCGCGCTCGGCACCCAGACCGTGTCGGTGTGGAAGGACGCGCGCGAACTCGGCAAGAACGCCGCCGAGATCGCCTCGCAGCTGGCCGACGGCAAGAAGATGGCTGACATCGCCGGTGTAAAGGACTTCACGACGCCTGGCGGCAACACCGTCAAGTCGCTGTTCCTGACCCCGGTCGCCATCACCAAGGACAATCTCAACGTCGTCATCGACGCCGGTTGGATCAAGAAGGACGAAGTCTGCGCGGGTGTCGCCGCCGGCAGCGTCGCAGCCTGCAAGTAA
- a CDS encoding sensor histidine kinase yields MRSRTADKTEGARSDEVIALHPAESGMQLGRALLHALHNAGISVLYQDREMKTVWARNMRAPWISDNSDGNGILPMAQADRISTAKRDVVATGNPERLEISVPVENGVRWFQVWVDADRGDAGDVQGVVTTMVETTEQKRREQTLTTLLREVSHRSKNLLAIIQSIATQTGRYSDGIGDFLTRFRGRLQSLSSSQDLVTSSNWRGAALHELVTSQVGRYGTNTSHSLRLRGANPYLNPNAALHIGLAMHELAVNSVSYGALSRQDGFVEVTANLNIIAPGEVALSLTWAEAIGTNDGRGGQKRFGSVALERVVPASLSGTASLDIADGRLEYRLVVPHSNFETQ; encoded by the coding sequence ATGCGTTCCAGGACTGCAGATAAGACGGAAGGCGCACGGAGCGACGAAGTCATCGCCCTGCATCCGGCCGAAAGTGGCATGCAGCTTGGCCGGGCTCTTCTCCACGCGCTGCACAATGCCGGCATTTCCGTCCTCTATCAGGATCGCGAGATGAAAACCGTCTGGGCCCGCAACATGCGCGCGCCCTGGATTTCGGACAACTCCGACGGCAATGGCATCCTGCCGATGGCGCAGGCCGACCGCATCAGCACCGCCAAGCGCGATGTGGTCGCCACCGGCAATCCGGAGCGCCTTGAGATCAGTGTTCCGGTCGAAAACGGCGTCCGCTGGTTTCAGGTTTGGGTCGATGCCGACCGGGGCGACGCCGGCGACGTGCAAGGTGTCGTCACCACCATGGTCGAGACGACCGAGCAGAAGCGGCGCGAACAGACCCTGACGACGCTGTTGCGCGAGGTCAGCCACCGCTCGAAGAATTTGCTGGCGATCATCCAGAGCATCGCGACGCAGACCGGTCGCTATTCCGACGGCATCGGCGACTTCCTCACGCGCTTTCGCGGCCGACTGCAGTCGCTCTCCTCCTCCCAGGATCTGGTGACATCCTCCAACTGGAGAGGTGCGGCCCTTCATGAACTGGTGACGAGCCAGGTCGGCCGCTATGGGACGAACACATCGCACAGCCTTCGCCTCCGGGGCGCCAACCCTTATCTCAATCCCAATGCTGCGCTGCATATCGGCCTGGCGATGCATGAGCTTGCCGTCAACTCGGTCAGCTATGGCGCCCTGTCCCGGCAGGATGGATTCGTCGAAGTGACCGCCAATCTCAACATCATCGCCCCTGGCGAGGTTGCGCTGTCGCTGACATGGGCCGAAGCCATAGGAACCAATGACGGCCGGGGGGGTCAAAAGCGTTTCGGCAGCGTCGCGCTGGAGCGGGTGGTGCCGGCATCCCTGAGCGGAACCGCAAGCCTCGACATCGCGGACGGCCGCCTTGAATACCGTCTTGTCGTCCCGCACAGCAATTTCGAGACGCAGTGA
- a CDS encoding Crp/Fnr family transcriptional regulator, with the protein MPGQNGRALSSRQYPCENCPLRPLPVFREFEKQELAFISTFKKGELAVDKGATVLVEGSHSAHLYTVLSGWAFRYKLLPDGRRQILNYLMPGDLIGLQGSVMGEMQHSVEALSPMLLCVFERDNLHELYRNHPGLAYDITWIASREERMLDENLLSVGRRSAIERAAYLIAFIGSRAKVVGLNGKQSIQIPVTQQHIADTLGLSLVHTNKTIRKLMDRKLILWRDGGCEVVDAERLKQLAGWEGLGEGRRPLI; encoded by the coding sequence ATGCCAGGCCAGAACGGGCGCGCTTTATCCAGCCGACAGTATCCTTGCGAGAATTGTCCCTTGCGGCCATTGCCGGTCTTCCGCGAGTTTGAGAAACAGGAACTGGCCTTCATCAGCACCTTCAAGAAGGGCGAACTGGCGGTCGACAAGGGCGCCACGGTTCTCGTGGAGGGAAGCCACAGCGCCCATCTCTACACGGTGCTGTCCGGCTGGGCGTTCCGCTACAAGCTGTTGCCGGACGGCCGCCGACAAATACTCAACTACCTCATGCCCGGCGATCTCATCGGCCTGCAAGGGAGCGTCATGGGGGAAATGCAGCATTCCGTCGAGGCCCTGTCGCCAATGCTGCTTTGCGTCTTCGAGCGCGACAATTTGCATGAACTCTACCGCAACCATCCAGGCCTCGCCTACGACATCACCTGGATCGCATCGCGCGAAGAACGCATGCTGGACGAGAACCTGCTCAGTGTCGGCCGGCGCAGCGCGATCGAGCGCGCCGCCTATCTGATTGCCTTCATCGGCAGCCGTGCCAAGGTCGTTGGGCTGAACGGCAAGCAATCCATTCAGATTCCGGTCACGCAACAACATATCGCCGACACGCTTGGCCTTTCGCTGGTTCATACCAACAAGACGATCCGCAAATTGATGGATCGCAAGCTGATCCTCTGGCGCGATGGTGGTTGCGAGGTGGTCGATGCGGAAAGGCTCAAGCAACTCGCCGGCTGGGAAGGGCTGGGCGAGGGGCGTCGCCCCCTGATCTGA
- a CDS encoding DUF1328 domain-containing protein has translation MLYWALVFLVVAIIAGALGFGGIAGTSAGIAQILFFIFLAFLVISLLAGLFRRA, from the coding sequence ATGCTTTACTGGGCGCTCGTATTTCTCGTCGTGGCGATCATCGCCGGCGCGCTTGGTTTCGGCGGCATCGCCGGTACATCCGCCGGCATAGCGCAGATATTGTTCTTCATCTTTCTCGCCTTCCTGGTCATTTCGCTCCTGGCCGGCCTGTTCAGACGGGCGTGA
- a CDS encoding response regulator: MPHLLDGLRILVLEDEFLIAMDVEQLCRDHGAGEVVVARDLAEIDGRKVATQFDAAIVDLMLGGTSTLEFAAGLRETGVPFVFASGYSDPDEIKASFPGVRLVTKPYSGEDLVEAVALAYGRGFPG, from the coding sequence GTGCCCCATTTGCTTGACGGATTGCGAATTCTTGTCCTGGAGGACGAATTCCTCATCGCCATGGATGTCGAGCAGCTGTGCCGCGACCACGGGGCCGGCGAGGTGGTTGTTGCACGCGACCTGGCCGAGATCGACGGCCGAAAGGTCGCAACGCAATTCGACGCAGCCATCGTCGATCTGATGCTGGGCGGCACCTCGACGCTCGAATTCGCCGCCGGCCTGCGTGAGACAGGCGTGCCTTTCGTGTTTGCTTCCGGCTATTCCGATCCGGACGAGATCAAGGCATCCTTTCCGGGGGTGAGGCTGGTCACCAAACCCTATTCAGGCGAAGATCTCGTTGAAGCGGTGGCGCTGGCCTATGGGCGCGGCTTTCCAGGCTGA
- a CDS encoding CHASE domain-containing protein, with amino-acid sequence MKKLFPIVAFIAVALISMTMAGFAYFATQEASRIKFEAAADDALNRIESRIDLHLSLLRSTQALFDARNGDISQTEFKAFFNALDVDNNFAGLRGIGFLGLVKTGDEAALERDILHNFGVSHPIYPETTQPWRAPIMLFEPLDPSNQASIGYDMFSEPMRRAAIEKAMADDQQHASGLVQLGQGTGATQTFPGFLVVVRLNVETAPEVINASRSSTAGFLYAAFRARDLFQIALSRAPLLPVNTEIYDGEVNSDNLLFRSETPPASAFGDRLLVTRKITVAGRPWTVLFRPTSAFSQPSSRAIPVMLGLFGLLAAGAIALVARYQERAYEAASRLHETTEKSLLEKDLMLQEMKHRIKNSITRVLAIARQTASRATDVNEFSASFSARLQAMAASQDMLTRSRWQKADLADLLRIELGQVFGKDLPEGLLSGPEVLLDETTTQALGLTFHELATNALKYGEAGNSANSLRSDWALKVEWSVEGRGRERTLALNWREAGKKKVEAPAETGFGTKLIDLNVTRELRGTIKRDYQADGLKVEIRIPLTG; translated from the coding sequence TTGAAGAAACTTTTTCCAATCGTCGCGTTCATCGCAGTAGCGCTGATCAGCATGACCATGGCAGGGTTCGCCTATTTCGCGACGCAGGAAGCCTCCCGCATCAAGTTCGAAGCTGCGGCCGACGACGCCCTCAACCGGATCGAGAGCCGTATCGACCTGCATCTGTCGCTGCTGCGATCCACACAGGCCCTGTTCGACGCCCGCAATGGCGATATCTCGCAGACCGAGTTCAAGGCGTTCTTCAACGCGCTGGATGTCGACAACAATTTCGCCGGCCTGCGCGGCATCGGTTTCCTCGGGCTGGTCAAGACAGGTGACGAGGCAGCGCTCGAACGCGACATCCTCCACAATTTTGGCGTCAGCCACCCGATCTATCCGGAAACCACGCAGCCCTGGCGCGCGCCCATCATGCTCTTCGAGCCGCTGGATCCGTCCAACCAGGCCAGCATCGGCTACGACATGTTCAGCGAACCGATGCGGCGCGCGGCAATCGAAAAGGCGATGGCCGACGACCAGCAGCACGCGAGCGGGCTGGTGCAGCTCGGCCAGGGCACCGGCGCGACACAGACCTTCCCCGGCTTCCTGGTCGTCGTGCGGCTCAATGTCGAAACCGCGCCCGAGGTCATCAACGCATCGCGATCCTCGACCGCGGGCTTTCTCTATGCGGCCTTCCGGGCTCGCGACCTGTTCCAGATCGCGCTCAGCCGCGCGCCGCTGCTGCCGGTCAACACCGAGATCTATGACGGCGAGGTGAACAGCGACAATCTCTTGTTCCGGTCGGAGACGCCGCCGGCCTCCGCCTTTGGCGATCGGCTGCTCGTCACCCGCAAGATCACGGTGGCCGGCCGTCCGTGGACGGTGCTGTTCCGGCCGACCAGCGCCTTCTCGCAGCCGTCGTCGCGCGCCATCCCGGTGATGCTAGGGCTGTTCGGCCTGCTCGCGGCGGGCGCCATCGCACTGGTGGCGCGCTATCAGGAGCGTGCCTATGAGGCGGCATCGCGCCTGCACGAGACAACCGAAAAGAGCCTGCTCGAAAAGGACTTGATGCTGCAGGAGATGAAGCATCGCATCAAGAATTCGATCACCCGGGTTCTGGCGATCGCGCGGCAGACGGCGTCGCGGGCGACGGACGTCAACGAGTTTTCGGCGTCCTTTTCGGCCAGGCTGCAGGCGATGGCCGCCTCCCAGGACATGCTGACGCGCTCGCGCTGGCAGAAGGCCGATCTCGCCGACCTCCTGCGCATCGAGCTTGGCCAGGTGTTCGGCAAGGACCTGCCCGAGGGGCTGTTGTCGGGACCGGAGGTGCTGCTCGACGAGACCACGACGCAGGCGCTCGGCCTGACCTTCCATGAGCTTGCGACCAATGCGCTGAAATATGGTGAAGCCGGCAATTCCGCCAATTCGCTCAGAAGCGACTGGGCGCTCAAGGTCGAATGGTCGGTGGAAGGGCGCGGGCGGGAGCGGACGCTGGCGCTGAACTGGCGGGAGGCCGGGAAGAAAAAAGTCGAGGCGCCGGCCGAGACCGGATTCGGCACCAAGCTGATCGACCTCAACGTCACGCGCGAATTGCGCGGCACGATCAAGCGCGACTATCAGGCCGATGGTCTGAAGGTGGAAATCAGAATTCCGCTGACAGGCTGA
- a CDS encoding response regulator, which produces MSLSATIAPHLPFLRRFSRAVSGSQESGDALVAAMLEAIIADVDIFPDASSDRIALYKVFAKLFTSVAIRVPQEQAQSAWEQRAAANLNAIAPLPRQAFLLVAVEGFSEDEAAEILDVGDQQFSELLAQASNEISRQVATDVLIIEDEPLIAMDIEEMVESLGHRVVGTARTHAEAVTMFGKTRPKMVLADIQLADGSSGIEAVNEILSSTSVPVIFITAFPERLLTGERPEPAFLVTKPFNPDMVKALISQALFFDRQAKAAA; this is translated from the coding sequence ATGAGTTTATCCGCCACCATCGCACCGCACCTGCCGTTCCTGCGCCGCTTCTCGCGCGCCGTCTCGGGATCGCAAGAGAGCGGCGACGCGCTGGTCGCTGCGATGCTTGAGGCCATCATCGCCGATGTCGACATCTTCCCCGACGCATCGAGCGACCGTATCGCCCTTTACAAGGTCTTCGCCAAACTTTTCACGTCCGTCGCCATCCGCGTGCCGCAGGAGCAGGCCCAATCGGCGTGGGAACAGCGTGCCGCCGCCAATCTCAATGCCATCGCGCCCCTTCCGCGCCAGGCCTTCCTGCTGGTTGCCGTCGAAGGTTTCAGCGAAGACGAGGCGGCCGAGATCCTCGACGTCGGCGACCAGCAATTCTCCGAGCTGCTTGCCCAGGCAAGCAACGAGATTTCCCGGCAGGTGGCGACCGATGTGCTCATCATCGAGGACGAACCGCTGATCGCCATGGACATAGAGGAGATGGTCGAGAGCCTCGGTCATCGTGTCGTTGGAACGGCGCGCACGCATGCCGAAGCGGTGACGATGTTCGGCAAGACACGACCGAAGATGGTTCTGGCCGACATCCAGCTCGCCGACGGCAGTTCGGGCATCGAGGCGGTCAACGAGATCCTGTCGTCAACCTCTGTGCCGGTGATCTTCATCACTGCTTTTCCCGAACGCCTTCTGACTGGCGAGCGCCCCGAACCGGCCTTCCTGGTGACCAAGCCGTTCAATCCCGACATGGTCAAGGCACTAATCAGCCAGGCGCTGTTCTTCGACCGTCAGGCGAAGGCCGCCGCATAG
- a CDS encoding NepR family anti-sigma factor: MKDMTKDILAGAEGRRRNGVGDPLGPNSEIGRKLKQYYDELVSDDVPDRFAQLLSQLEQAEPAQKKD, encoded by the coding sequence ATGAAGGACATGACGAAAGATATTTTGGCTGGCGCCGAGGGCAGGCGCCGGAACGGTGTCGGTGACCCGCTCGGGCCCAACTCCGAAATCGGGCGCAAACTCAAACAATATTATGACGAGCTGGTCTCCGACGATGTGCCGGATCGCTTTGCCCAGCTGCTCAGCCAGCTGGAACAGGCCGAACCCGCACAGAAGAAGGACTGA
- a CDS encoding DUF883 family protein — MATATGKTANEARANSDLEADIRQLKADIDKLTKQLAKTGEHGYGTARRAATEGVEQLRAQGEAAFDSLRGSAKDIEAQLLANVREKPVTSLAIAAGVGFLFALLARR, encoded by the coding sequence ATGGCAACCGCCACAGGAAAGACCGCCAACGAGGCGCGGGCGAATTCGGACCTCGAGGCCGACATCAGGCAGTTGAAGGCCGACATCGACAAGCTCACCAAGCAGCTGGCCAAGACTGGTGAGCATGGTTATGGCACTGCCCGCCGCGCGGCCACCGAGGGCGTCGAGCAATTGCGCGCACAGGGCGAAGCTGCGTTTGACAGCCTGCGCGGCAGTGCCAAGGACATCGAGGCGCAGTTGCTGGCAAATGTCCGCGAAAAGCCGGTGACATCGCTGGCGATCGCCGCCGGCGTCGGCTTCCTCTTCGCGCTGCTCGCGCGGCGCTAG
- a CDS encoding RNA polymerase sigma factor encodes MAAVSQGFKTDLLGAIPSLRAFAVSLTQNADKADDLVQETLVKAWDKHESFQPGTNLKAWLFTILRNEFYSQMRKRGREVQDSDGIMTARLAVHPAQHGQLDLKDFRGALEQLPEDQREAIILIGASGFSYEEAAEICGCAVGTIKSRVSRARTRLQEILKISGEDEYGPDAISAQVTGTAAH; translated from the coding sequence ATGGCAGCGGTCTCCCAAGGCTTCAAGACCGATCTGCTTGGGGCAATCCCGAGCCTGCGGGCCTTTGCCGTGTCGCTGACGCAGAATGCCGACAAGGCCGACGACCTCGTTCAGGAAACGCTGGTCAAGGCCTGGGACAAGCATGAGAGCTTCCAGCCCGGCACCAACCTCAAGGCATGGCTTTTCACCATCCTGCGCAATGAATTCTATTCGCAGATGCGCAAACGCGGCCGCGAAGTGCAGGACAGCGACGGCATCATGACGGCCAGGCTCGCGGTGCATCCGGCCCAGCATGGCCAACTCGATCTCAAGGATTTTCGTGGTGCTCTCGAGCAGTTGCCGGAAGACCAGCGCGAGGCCATCATTCTCATCGGCGCATCGGGCTTTTCCTATGAGGAGGCCGCTGAAATCTGCGGTTGCGCGGTCGGAACGATCAAGAGCCGCGTCAGCAGGGCGCGCACACGTCTGCAGGAGATTCTCAAGATTTCCGGCGAGGACGAATATGGTCCCGATGCGATCTCTGCCCAGGTCACGGGGACTGCGGCGCATTGA
- a CDS encoding sensor histidine kinase codes for MDSKAEIGASLPAEVALAVNAEDRLAVLHGLEMLDTAADPDFDRITSLAAAVMQAPTALVTLVDIERQWFKSCFGLDETETATGISFCAHAIAAGDEPMVVTDATTDPRFRTNPLVTGKHHVRFYAGAPMVVAGARIGTLCVLDRKPHAYPSGAKLDQLKTLAGLAASLFTLKDATRSGAIAEAALAREEKRRAIALDAASLASWAWDIRTDMIECDVRLSELFNLPRSTRLRARDILTAIDPRDVYQTETRFRDALSGSDDYFGEYRVKDFHPPRWVATRGRVIERNGDGKPTLIFGVNYDISERKLGDERQRLLLRELNHRVKNTLATVQALATQTVRHARQPSEFLEAFSARLQALGIAHNLLSDREWRGIGIRELVQIEIRPFDTADQPRITISGADLLLSPDQAVGLGLILHELASNALQHGSLSIASGKVDLDWKTQGRKGHRRLVVTWRESGGPEVAPPERHGFGSILIRRSLAKVISSQVTHEFRREGVFAEIAMPLEDLSK; via the coding sequence GTGGATAGCAAGGCGGAAATAGGGGCGAGCCTGCCGGCCGAGGTAGCGCTCGCGGTCAATGCTGAAGACCGGCTGGCCGTGCTGCACGGGCTGGAGATGCTGGATACGGCGGCCGACCCGGATTTCGACCGCATCACCAGCCTTGCCGCGGCCGTGATGCAGGCGCCCACCGCCCTCGTCACGCTCGTCGACATCGAGCGGCAATGGTTCAAGTCGTGCTTTGGTCTCGACGAGACCGAAACCGCGACCGGCATCTCCTTCTGCGCCCACGCCATCGCCGCCGGCGACGAGCCCATGGTGGTGACGGACGCAACGACGGACCCGCGCTTCAGAACCAACCCGCTGGTCACCGGCAAGCATCATGTGCGCTTCTATGCCGGCGCGCCGATGGTGGTGGCAGGCGCCAGGATCGGCACGCTGTGCGTGCTCGACCGCAAACCGCATGCCTATCCCTCCGGCGCCAAGCTCGATCAGTTGAAGACGCTGGCCGGCCTCGCCGCCAGCTTGTTCACCTTGAAGGACGCGACCCGCAGCGGCGCCATTGCCGAGGCAGCGCTGGCGCGCGAAGAAAAACGGCGCGCCATCGCGCTCGACGCGGCATCGCTCGCCAGTTGGGCATGGGACATCCGCACCGACATGATCGAGTGCGATGTCCGGCTGTCGGAACTGTTCAACCTGCCGCGCTCGACCCGGCTGCGGGCGCGCGACATCCTGACCGCCATCGACCCCCGCGACGTCTACCAGACCGAAACCCGCTTTCGCGACGCCCTGTCCGGCAGCGACGACTATTTCGGCGAGTACCGGGTGAAGGACTTTCATCCGCCGCGCTGGGTGGCCACGCGCGGCCGCGTCATCGAGCGCAACGGCGACGGCAAGCCGACGCTGATCTTCGGCGTCAACTATGACATCTCCGAACGCAAGCTCGGCGACGAGCGGCAGCGGCTTCTGCTGCGCGAGCTCAACCACCGCGTCAAGAACACGCTGGCGACCGTGCAGGCGCTGGCGACGCAGACCGTGCGCCATGCCCGCCAGCCCAGCGAATTCCTCGAAGCTTTCAGCGCCCGGCTTCAGGCGCTCGGCATCGCCCACAACCTTTTGTCCGACCGCGAGTGGCGCGGCATCGGCATCCGCGAACTCGTCCAGATCGAGATCAGGCCCTTTGACACCGCCGACCAGCCGCGCATCACAATCTCCGGCGCCGATCTCTTGCTGTCGCCCGACCAGGCCGTCGGCCTCGGCCTCATCCTGCACGAACTGGCCAGCAACGCGCTGCAACATGGATCGCTGTCGATTGCATCGGGCAAGGTCGATCTCGACTGGAAGACGCAAGGCAGGAAGGGCCATCGCCGCCTGGTGGTGACCTGGCGCGAAAGCGGCGGCCCCGAAGTCGCCCCGCCGGAGCGCCACGGCTTCGGCTCGATCCTCATCCGCCGCAGCCTGGCCAAGGTCATTTCAAGCCAAGTGACCCATGAATTCCGCAGGGAAGGCGTGTTCGCCGAAATAGCGATGCCGCTGGAAGATCTGTCCAAGTGA
- a CDS encoding ATP-binding cassette domain-containing protein: MSDKIAPATAPTTAPSGTPLIDMRNISIAFGGIRAVDDASIDLFPGEVVALLGHNGAGKSTLIKILSGAYKRDAGQIFVNGEEASISNPRDAKKYGIETIYQTLALADNVDAAANLFLGRELMTGWGTLDDVAMEAEARKVMGRLNPRFQRFKEPVIKLSGGQRQSVAIARAILFNARILIMDEPTAALGPQETAQVGELVKQLKSDGIGIFLISHDIHDVFELADRVCVMKNGQVVGTARTTDVTQDEVLGMIILGKCPPGAIPGPGALKIAA; encoded by the coding sequence ATGTCCGACAAAATCGCTCCCGCAACTGCCCCCACAACTGCGCCCTCTGGCACGCCGCTGATCGACATGCGCAACATCTCGATCGCCTTTGGGGGCATCCGCGCCGTCGACGATGCCTCGATCGATCTTTTCCCTGGCGAGGTCGTGGCGCTGCTCGGCCACAATGGCGCCGGCAAATCGACGCTGATCAAGATCCTGTCCGGTGCCTACAAGCGCGATGCCGGACAGATCTTTGTCAATGGCGAGGAGGCTTCGATCTCCAACCCGCGCGACGCCAAGAAATACGGCATCGAGACCATCTACCAGACGCTCGCCTTGGCCGACAATGTCGACGCCGCCGCCAATCTGTTCCTCGGCCGCGAGCTGATGACCGGCTGGGGCACGCTCGACGATGTTGCCATGGAGGCCGAGGCCCGCAAGGTGATGGGCCGGCTCAATCCGCGCTTCCAGCGGTTCAAGGAGCCGGTGATCAAGCTATCGGGCGGCCAGCGGCAGTCGGTGGCGATCGCACGCGCGATCCTGTTCAACGCCCGCATCCTGATCATGGACGAGCCGACGGCAGCCCTTGGTCCGCAGGAGACGGCGCAGGTCGGCGAACTGGTCAAGCAGCTGAAATCCGATGGCATCGGCATCTTCCTGATCAGCCACGACATCCACGATGTGTTCGAACTTGCCGACCGGGTCTGCGTGATGAAGAACGGCCAGGTCGTCGGCACCGCGCGCACCACCGATGTCACCCAGGACGAGGTGCTCGGCATGATCATTCTGGGCAAATGTCCTCCGGGCGCCATTCCCGGGCCGGGCGCGTTGAAGATCGCCGCCTGA
- a CDS encoding sugar ABC transporter permease: MTDTTSNQPVGSTAADRARASELSAVGRFLKATELDTRMLGMVGALLVIWVGIHILSGGLFLTPRNLWNLSVQTSSVAIMATGMVLVIVMRNIDLSVGSVEGVIGMIMGVAQAEFLIRVVGFQLGNPWLWIIALAAGVVLGLLIGAFQGFIIAYMEVPAFIVTLGGLLVWRGMAWLITSGRTVAPLDTTFQLMGGGPRGSIGATASWIVGIVACAAVAFALLNGRSQRKRFHFPLRPVWAEILLGGVACAAILGAVWIANSYPWPIGIVRQYAQQNGITVPEGGLYIAHGIAIPVLMAVAVGIIMTFITKRTRFGRYVFAIGGNPEAAELAGINTRWVTMKVFMIMGVLAAISAAISSARLNASTNALGTLDELLVIAAAVIGGTSLAGGAGTVMGAMLGALLMQSLQSGMVLLGIDSPLQSIVVGAVLVIAVWLDTVYRKRV; this comes from the coding sequence ATGACCGACACGACCTCTAATCAACCGGTCGGCAGCACTGCGGCGGACAGGGCGCGTGCATCCGAACTCAGCGCCGTCGGGCGGTTCCTCAAGGCTACCGAGCTCGATACGCGCATGCTCGGCATGGTCGGCGCGCTGCTGGTCATCTGGGTCGGCATCCATATCCTGTCGGGCGGGCTTTTCCTGACGCCGCGCAATCTGTGGAACCTGTCGGTGCAGACCTCGTCGGTCGCGATCATGGCGACCGGCATGGTGCTGGTCATCGTCATGCGCAACATCGACCTCTCGGTCGGATCCGTCGAAGGCGTGATCGGCATGATCATGGGCGTGGCGCAGGCTGAATTCCTCATCCGCGTCGTCGGTTTCCAGCTTGGAAATCCCTGGCTCTGGATCATCGCGCTGGCGGCCGGCGTGGTGCTTGGCCTCCTGATCGGCGCATTCCAGGGCTTCATCATCGCCTATATGGAGGTTCCGGCCTTCATCGTGACGCTGGGCGGCCTGCTGGTCTGGCGCGGCATGGCATGGCTGATCACCAGCGGCCGCACGGTCGCGCCGCTCGACACAACCTTCCAACTGATGGGCGGCGGACCACGCGGCTCGATCGGCGCCACCGCCAGCTGGATCGTCGGAATCGTCGCTTGCGCGGCTGTCGCCTTCGCGCTGCTCAACGGCCGGTCACAGCGCAAACGGTTCCACTTTCCACTGCGCCCGGTTTGGGCCGAGATTTTGCTTGGCGGGGTTGCCTGCGCCGCTATCCTTGGCGCCGTCTGGATCGCCAATTCCTATCCATGGCCGATCGGCATCGTGCGCCAGTATGCCCAGCAGAACGGCATTACCGTTCCCGAAGGCGGGCTGTACATCGCGCATGGCATTGCCATACCGGTGCTGATGGCGGTGGCCGTGGGCATTATCATGACGTTCATCACCAAGCGCACGCGTTTCGGCCGCTATGTTTTCGCCATTGGCGGCAATCCGGAGGCGGCCGAACTTGCCGGTATCAACACCCGCTGGGTGACCATGAAGGTTTTCATGATCATGGGCGTGCTGGCCGCGATCAGCGCGGCGATCTCTTCGGCCCGGCTCAACGCATCGACCAATGCGCTGGGCACGCTGGACGAGCTTCTGGTCATCGCCGCCGCCGTCATCGGCGGCACGTCGCTCGCCGGCGGCGCCGGCACGGTGATGGGCGCCATGCTGGGCGCGCTTCTGATGCAGTCATTGCAGTCGGGCATGGTGCTGCTCGGCATCGACTCGCCGCTGCAGAGCATCGTCGTCGGCGCCGTGCTGGTCATCGCGGTGTGGCTCGACACCGTCTATCGCAAGCGGGTTTAG